The Pseudomonas sp. FP2309 genomic sequence TCTGCGGGCTGGCCTGTATTTCTCGCCGGTGTCCCATGGGGCTTTGCAATGGGGCATCAGTGCGATTGCGTTGGTGATGTTCGCCAGGGCGATTGGGGATTCGGAATTGGTGGGGTTTTTCAAGAAGGTAGGCGGATCTCGGTTTGCGCGGCTGGATACCTGGTTTTATTCGCCGTTGTGTTTGGTCTTGGGGGCGGGGTTGTTGGTGGTGGCATGGAGTTGAGGGGCTGATCGCTCGGTAAAGGGCAAGGCGTCGACGCGCTGCCGCAGCCAAAAGCGTCAGGATGAACGGTTGGCAACATCACAGAGGGCTGACCAACAAAGGGACAGAACCGCGCTAGCCCAGCTCAATGGGCTACACGAAAACACGACACGACTGATTGCAGCGCGTGCCAAGCAACGCGCTCAAATAAAAATCGATCTCATTCTTGCCCGATTTTCCGACTTGGCCGTCATGGTTAATAGAACCTCCCTTACGCAGGATTTCCCATGTCGCGCCTTGCTCGTCCCTTGCATCCACTGGCCCTGTCGGTGGCGATGGCGTTTGCCGCCTTGCCGTTGCTGAATGTCCAGACTTCCTTTGCCGCACAAAGCAGCAGCGCCTTGCGCAGCTTCCAGGTCCCGGCCGGTGACTTGAGCCAGGCGCTCAATAGCCTGGCCGAACAGGCGGGGCTGGTGTTGGCATTTGATGCAAGCTTGACTCGGGGCAAGCGCAGCAGTGGCTTGAGCGGGCAATACAACATTGACGCGGCCCTGAACCAACTGCTGGCCGGCAGCGGCCTGCAAGCCTTGAAGATCTCCGCCGACCGCTACCGCCTCAAGGCCCTCCCGGATAACGGTGGCGCCATGGAGTTGCAGGTCACCACCATCAGCGGCGCGTACCAGGCCGAGAGCCCTGTCGGGCCGGTGTCCGGTTATGTGGCGACGCGCAGTTTGTCGGGCACCAAGACCGACACCGCGTTGATCGAAACGCCGCAGTCGATCTCCATTGTGACCAAAGACCAGATGCGCGCGCAGAACGCCCAAAGCCTCAATCAGATCCTGCGCTACAGCGCCGCCGTGGTCCCGGAAACCCGTGGCGCCACAGCTTCGCGTCTGGACCAGTTGACCATCCGTGGCTTCTCGCCGGCCACCTATCTGGACGGCCTGCGTATGCCGTCAAGCCGTGACGCCTTGCCGCAAAAAGACGCCTTCGACCTGGAGCGCGTGGAGGTGCTGCGCGGCCCGGCGTCGGTGCTGTATGGGCAGGGCACGCCGAGCGGAGTGATCAACATGGTCACCAAGCGTCCATTGGACACGCCGTTTCATGAAGTGGGCGTCGAATACGGCACCTTCAACAAAAAGCGCACTACCTTCGACTTGAGCGGGCCGCTTGACGATCAGGGCGTGTATGCCTATCGGGTCGCGGGCCTGTTCGATGACGCCGACGGCCAGGTGGAACACACCGAGACCCGTCGCCAGTCGCTGTCCTCCGCGTTCACCTGGCGTCCGAACGACGCCACGTCGCTGACGTTGCTCGGGCACTTTCAGAAGGATCCCAAGGGCGCGTCCTACGGTTCGATGCCGGCCTGGGGCTCGGTGTTGCACAGCCCCACCGGGCGCAGCATCGACGTGGATTTCTACGACGGCGAAAAGAATTTCGAGAAGAGTGATCGCGAGCACTACTCCCTCGGCTATGCCTTCGAGCACCATTTCGATGAGGTGTGGACCGTGCGCCAGAACGCGCGCTATCTGCGCAGTGAGGGGCAGTACCGCAGCCTCTACAGCAACTATTTGATGGCCGATTACCGGACCATTCGCCGTTCGACCATCGCCACCGATGTGGACATGGACGCCTACACCCTCGACAACCAGGTGCAGGCCAAATTCGACACCGGCCCGTTGCAGCACACCGTGTTAATGGGCCTCGATTATCAGAACACCAGCACCGATACGCTGTCAGGGTCAGGCACCTATACGGCGGGGCCGACCCTGGACATTTTCAATCCCGTCTACGGTGCCGCCGTGCCGGTACCGGCGTACACCACCGATGGCACCTCGCGCAGCGAGCAGACCGGCGTCTACCTGCAAGAGCAGATGAAGTGGGACAAGTGGGTGCTGCTGTTGGGCGGTCGTTATGACTGGGCCAGCACTGACAGCACCACCAAGACCCTGAGCACCGGGAGCAAGAGCCAATCCTCCCTGGACAGCAAAGCCTTCACCGGCCGTATTGGCCTGGTCTACCTGTTTGATAACGGCTTGGCGCCGTATGCCAGCTATTCGGAGTCCTTCAACCCGCAATCGGGCACCGGCTATGGCGGCGCGGTGTTCAAGCCGACCGAAGGCAAGCAGTACGAAGTCGGCATCAAGTATCAGCCCCCTGGCAGCAATAGCTTTATCACGGCGGCGATCTTCGACCTGCGCCAGACCAATGTGTTGACCACTGATCCCGATCCTACCCACCTATGCGGTACCGGCCGCTGCCAGAGCCAGGACGGCGAAGTACAGTCCCGTGGTTTTGAGCTGGAAGGCAAAGCCAGCCTCAACGACAACCTGGATATCACGGCGGCCTACGCTTACCTGGACAACCGCATCAGCAAGTCCAACAACACGGTGCGCTATGCCCCCATCAGCGATATCGGTGTAGGTCCGGCCATCAACGCCGAGGGCACCACGACCTACGCGGTACCGCGCCACACGGCGTCTGCGTGGGCCGACTACACCTTCCACGACGGCACGCTCAAAGGCTTTGGTGCCGGCGCCGGTGCACGTTATGTCGGTTCTTCCTGGGGCGAT encodes the following:
- a CDS encoding DUF3995 domain-containing protein; its protein translation is MSFVIARWIVGVFTCISMVHLYWAAGGKLGSLAAIPQLPGEFASGPRPAFKPSALGTFLVAMGLVAIAVLVCLRAGLYFSPVSHGALQWGISAIALVMFARAIGDSELVGFFKKVGGSRFARLDTWFYSPLCLVLGAGLLVVAWS
- a CDS encoding TonB-dependent siderophore receptor; amino-acid sequence: MSRLARPLHPLALSVAMAFAALPLLNVQTSFAAQSSSALRSFQVPAGDLSQALNSLAEQAGLVLAFDASLTRGKRSSGLSGQYNIDAALNQLLAGSGLQALKISADRYRLKALPDNGGAMELQVTTISGAYQAESPVGPVSGYVATRSLSGTKTDTALIETPQSISIVTKDQMRAQNAQSLNQILRYSAAVVPETRGATASRLDQLTIRGFSPATYLDGLRMPSSRDALPQKDAFDLERVEVLRGPASVLYGQGTPSGVINMVTKRPLDTPFHEVGVEYGTFNKKRTTFDLSGPLDDQGVYAYRVAGLFDDADGQVEHTETRRQSLSSAFTWRPNDATSLTLLGHFQKDPKGASYGSMPAWGSVLHSPTGRSIDVDFYDGEKNFEKSDREHYSLGYAFEHHFDEVWTVRQNARYLRSEGQYRSLYSNYLMADYRTIRRSTIATDVDMDAYTLDNQVQAKFDTGPLQHTVLMGLDYQNTSTDTLSGSGTYTAGPTLDIFNPVYGAAVPVPAYTTDGTSRSEQTGVYLQEQMKWDKWVLLLGGRYDWASTDSTTKTLSTGSKSQSSLDSKAFTGRIGLVYLFDNGLAPYASYSESFNPQSGTGYGGAVFKPTEGKQYEVGIKYQPPGSNSFITAAIFDLRQTNVLTTDPDPTHLCGTGRCQSQDGEVQSRGFELEGKASLNDNLDITAAYAYLDNRISKSNNTVRYAPISDIGVGPAINAEGTTTYAVPRHTASAWADYTFHDGTLKGFGAGAGARYVGSSWGDTANTLKVPGYTLFDAAVHYDIKHLLNPQDNLRLALNATNLANKEYVASCYSYSWCWYGSQRTVQASATYQW